A genome region from Candidatus Eisenbacteria bacterium includes the following:
- the gatC gene encoding Asp-tRNA(Asn)/Glu-tRNA(Gln) amidotransferase subunit GatC produces MPIDRNTVRHIAALARLQVEEAEEERYVRELQAILSYVEELQELNVDGVEPTSTVVAGSPSPLRPDEERPCDVREEALSEAPDRDGDYFRVPRVV; encoded by the coding sequence ATGCCGATTGATCGGAACACGGTGCGGCACATCGCCGCGCTCGCGCGGCTCCAGGTGGAGGAAGCCGAGGAGGAGCGCTACGTGCGCGAGCTCCAGGCGATCCTCTCGTACGTCGAGGAGCTTCAAGAGCTGAACGTGGACGGCGTCGAGCCGACGAGCACGGTGGTGGCCGGCTCGCCCTCGCCGCTCCGTCCGGACGAGGAGCGGCCGTGCGACGTGCGCGAGGAAGCGCTCTCGGAAGCTCCCGACCGGGACGGCGACTACTTCCGCGTGCCGCGAGTCGTATGA